Genomic window (Actinomycetota bacterium):
GGAGAAGAACGGGCTGCGCGACCTCGTGCGCAAGATCAGGGACTCCGGCGTGACCGTGCTCCTGATCGAACACGACATGAAGGTCGTGATGGGGCTATCGGACCGGGTCGCCGTCCTGGACCACGGTGAGCGCATCGCCTTCGGCAGGCCCGAAGAGGTCCAGAAGGACCCGAAGGTCATCGAGGCCTACCTCGGCGCCGGAGCCGGCGGCAACGCCGGCAAGAAGGTCGCTCCCGGTGGCGACGCGAGAACGGAAACGTCGGGTGCCTGAGCCACTTCTCGAGCTCAAGGACGTTTCTGTTCGCTACGGCGTGATCGAGGCCGTCCGCGGCATCAACCTGACCGTAGGTGAGGGCGAGGTCGTGACGCTGATCGGCGGGAACGGCGCGGGCAAGACAACCACCCTCCGCGCTATCTCGATGGTGCACGGTCCGGCGCGCGGCGAGATCTTGTTCAAAGGCGAAGACATCACTTCTCTCAGAAGCGACGAGGTCGTCGCGCGCGGCATCATCCACGTCCCCGAGGGGCGCCACATCTTCCCGAGCATGTCGGTCGCGGAGAACATCGAGATGGGCGCTTTCCAGCGAAAGAAGGCGTCTCGCAAGGAGCTCAATGAAGACATCGACCGCGTCTTCACGCTCTTCCCGCGGATGAAGGAGAGGCGGAAGCAGGCCGGCGGGACGTTGTCTGGTGGCGAGCAGCAGATGCTGGCGATCGGCCGTGCCCTGATGGCCAAGCCGAAGCTCCTGATGTTGGACGAGCCTTCCATGGGACTCGCCCCGCAGGTCGTAGAGACGGTCTTCGGCGTGGTCGAGACGATCAACTCTGAAGGCATTCCCGTCCTGTTGATCGAGCAGAACGCCCAGATGGCGCTTCAGGCGGCCAGCCGCGGCTACGTCATCGAGACCGGCGAGATCGTGTTGGAGGACAAGGCAGACAGCTTGTTGGGCAACGACCGTGTTCGGAAGGCGTATCTCGGCGAGGAGTAGCTCCGAGAACGTGGATCGACCTAGAAACAGGGGGGGCAAGATGAGGTTTGACACCAACAGCCGGTGGCTGAAGCTCGCGGCGCTGCTGGCGACATTGCTGCTCGTGATGGCAGCCTGCGGCGAGGACGAGCCGGTTACGCCGGAGGGCACCGGCACCGAAGCGGGCGCCGAAGGCGGCGAGTTCCAGACGCTCGAAGAGGGACGCCTGATAGTGGGGTCGGACATCCCTTACCCGCCGTTCGAGTTCGAAGAAGGCGGGCAACTGACCGGTTTCGACGTCGAGGTGGTACGAGGGATCACGGAGCGGCTCGGACTCGAGAACGCGGACGACGACTGGATCTCGACCGACTTCGGCACGATCTTCGAGCAGCTGGCTTCGAACACCAAGTTCGACGTCGTCGTTGCGGCCGTCACCGGTTACGCCCCCGAGGGCTCTCCGGCATCTGAGACGGTGGCCGACCGCAAGGAAGCGGTGGACTTCACCGATCCCTATTACCCCTCCCTCCAATCGCTGACGGTGGATCCCGCGAAGCAGGATGCGAAGACGTTCGAGGAGCTTCCCGAGGGAGCGCGCGTCGGCGTCCAGAGGGCAACCACCGGCGCCTTCTACGCTGAGGAGAACCTCGCGCCTCTTGGACTGGAGCTGGTCAGCTTCGAGAAGGCGCCCCAGATGTACCAGCAGCTTCAGGGAGGGAACCTAGATGCTGTGTTCAACGACCTCCCCGTGTCCCTAGACGCGATCGAGAAGCAGTTCACCAACCTCGAGGTCGTTCAACAGGTGGAGACGGGTGAGGAGTACGCCATCGCCGTCTCGAAAGACAATCCCGAGCTGCGCGAGGCCATCAACGGCGCGCTGCAGGAGATGTTCGAGGACGGTACCTATGCGGAGATCTTCCAGAAGTACTTCCCGGAGCAGGAGCTTCCCGAGTACGCGTCTGAATAATCCGAGTACACCACTGCATCGAGGAGGAGCCCGCGCCGACTTGGCGCGGGCTTCACTTTAGGAGGCGACCATGGCCGTAGCGGCAGCGACCCCACCACAGAGGGACCTTCGTTGGTTGCGCAGTGAGACGCGCCCACTCGCAGCGGTGCTTTTGGCGGTCGGTGCCATCACGGTCGCCCTGGCCCTGCTCGGCCCCGTCCTCGTGGTGCTGGGGCACGGCCTGACTCCGGTCGATGAGGTCATCCGCGGTCTCAAGTCCAACGAGATGACCGGGGTGCTGTTGTTCGCGCTCGTCGGAGGAGCGGCGGCAGCTCTCGTGGCTTTGATCGGTTACAGAAGGATGGATACCAAGGTCAGCCGAGAGGCCGCTATAGGCGGTGGGGCGCTCGGAGCGCAAGCGGCGGTCCTGGGCGCCGCTCTGCTGTGGTGGATGGAGACCGACGTCAGCGACTTCGCCCGCGCGTTCTTGGACTTCAGCAGGATCCCGCCGGTGTTCGACGCCTTCGTGAACGGCGCCAAGAACACCCTGTTCCTGGCCTTCGCCAGCGAGTTCTTCGGCATCGTCCTCGGCTTGTTCGTGGCCCTGCTTGCCATATCGAACAGACGCGTCGTCCGTGCTCCCGCTCGGGCTTACATCAACTTCTTCCGCGGCACGCCGCTCGTGTGGCAGCTGATCTTCATCGGGATCGCGATCCCCGCGGGGTTGGGGATCCGCGTGGGGACCTACACCGCCGGCATCATCGCGTTCAGTCTGAACACCGGCGCTTACGCCGCCGAGGTCTTCAGAGCAGGCATCCGCTCGATCGAGCGGGGTCAGTTCGAGGCCGCGCGGGGCCTCGGTATGTCGTATCTCCAAGCGATGCGTTACGCGATCGTCCCGCAGGCCGTCCGCCGCGTCGTCCCGCCTCTGATGAACGAGTTCGTGATCCTCATCAAGGACACCGCGCTGCTGATCGTGCTGGGGCTGTCGGTCGAACAGAGAGACCTGATGAACGTAGGTGACCAACTCGTGGCGAACACCTTCAACTTCACCTACATGTTGGCCACCGGCCTCGGCTATCTCGCTATCACGCTTCCACTTATCCGGTTGGTGAACGCAGTAGAGCGGCGGATGCGAAGCGGCCTGGTAGGCGTCGGCGCGTGAGCAGGGCTTCGCGACCGGGCGATCACCTGGTGTCGATGGAGGGCGTGCACAAGTGGTTCGGGAACCTGCACGTCTTGAAGGGGATCGATTTCGAGATCGACCAGGGACAGGTCGTCGTGGTGATCGGACCTTCTGGGTCTGGGAAGTCCA
Coding sequences:
- a CDS encoding ABC transporter ATP-binding protein, with amino-acid sequence MPEPLLELKDVSVRYGVIEAVRGINLTVGEGEVVTLIGGNGAGKTTTLRAISMVHGPARGEILFKGEDITSLRSDEVVARGIIHVPEGRHIFPSMSVAENIEMGAFQRKKASRKELNEDIDRVFTLFPRMKERRKQAGGTLSGGEQQMLAIGRALMAKPKLLMLDEPSMGLAPQVVETVFGVVETINSEGIPVLLIEQNAQMALQAASRGYVIETGEIVLEDKADSLLGNDRVRKAYLGEE
- a CDS encoding transporter substrate-binding domain-containing protein, which encodes MRFDTNSRWLKLAALLATLLLVMAACGEDEPVTPEGTGTEAGAEGGEFQTLEEGRLIVGSDIPYPPFEFEEGGQLTGFDVEVVRGITERLGLENADDDWISTDFGTIFEQLASNTKFDVVVAAVTGYAPEGSPASETVADRKEAVDFTDPYYPSLQSLTVDPAKQDAKTFEELPEGARVGVQRATTGAFYAEENLAPLGLELVSFEKAPQMYQQLQGGNLDAVFNDLPVSLDAIEKQFTNLEVVQQVETGEEYAIAVSKDNPELREAINGALQEMFEDGTYAEIFQKYFPEQELPEYASE
- a CDS encoding amino acid ABC transporter permease — translated: MAVAAATPPQRDLRWLRSETRPLAAVLLAVGAITVALALLGPVLVVLGHGLTPVDEVIRGLKSNEMTGVLLFALVGGAAAALVALIGYRRMDTKVSREAAIGGGALGAQAAVLGAALLWWMETDVSDFARAFLDFSRIPPVFDAFVNGAKNTLFLAFASEFFGIVLGLFVALLAISNRRVVRAPARAYINFFRGTPLVWQLIFIGIAIPAGLGIRVGTYTAGIIAFSLNTGAYAAEVFRAGIRSIERGQFEAARGLGMSYLQAMRYAIVPQAVRRVVPPLMNEFVILIKDTALLIVLGLSVEQRDLMNVGDQLVANTFNFTYMLATGLGYLAITLPLIRLVNAVERRMRSGLVGVGA